From Arachis duranensis cultivar V14167 unplaced genomic scaffold, aradu.V14167.gnm2.J7QH unplaced_Scaffold_54956, whole genome shotgun sequence, one genomic window encodes:
- the LOC107472332 gene encoding uncharacterized protein LOC107472332 yields MKEAIRMVLESIYDPEFPDTSHFRSGRGRYSALRRIKEEWGTSRWFLEFDIRKCFHTIDRHRLIPIFKEEIDDPKFFDSIHKVFSAGRLVGGEKGPYSVPHSVLLSALPGNIYLHKLDQEIGRIRQKYEIPRRRSVLLRTGRIDDQENSGEEASFNAPQDNRAIIVGRVKSIQRKAAFHSLVSSWHTPPTSTPRRRGDQKTPFVFPPSSALAAFLNKPSSLLCAAFFIEAAGLTPKAEFYGRELNNNWAMRDLIKYCKRKGLLIELGGEARLVIRSERGLARKLAPFQIKNPYFIRICYVRYADDLLLGIVGAVELLIEIQKRIAHFLQSGLNLWVGSAGSTTIAARSTVEFPGTVIREVPPRTTPKQFLRELEKRLRVKHRIHITVCHLRSAIHSKFRNLGNSIPIQQLTKGMSETGSLLDGVPLAETLGTAGVRSPQVSVFWGTFQHIWQGSRGISLLHSSGRSNAPSDVQEAVARSGMSVRRLSLYTPAGRKAAGGGHWAGSISCEFPIQIEAPIKKILRRLRDRGIISRRRPRPIHVACLTNVSDGDIVNWSAGIAISPLSYYRCRDNLYQVRMIVDHQIRWSAIFTLAHKHKSSARNIIPKYSKDSNIVNQEGGKTLAEFPNSIELGKLGPGQDPNNKEHSTTSLVVFFLLV; encoded by the coding sequence ATGAAAGAGGCGATCAGAATGGTACTCGAATCCATTTATGATCCCGAGTTTCCAGACACATCGCACTTCCGCTCGGGTCGAGGCCGCTACTCGGCCCTAAGACGGATCAAAGAAGAGTGGGGAACCTCTCGCTGGTTTTTGGAATTCGACATCAGGAAGTGTTTTCACACCATCGACCGACATCGACTCATCCCAATCTTTAAGGAAGAGATCGACGATCCCAAGTTCTTTGACTCCATTCATAAAGTCTTTTCCGCCGGACGACTCGTAGGAGGTGAGAAGGGCCCTTACTCCGTCCCACACAGTGTACTACTATCGGCCCTACCAGGCAACATCTACCTACACAAGCTCGATCAGGAGATAGGAAGGATCCGACAAAAGTACGAAATTCCGAGAAGAAGATCGGTTCTATTAAGGACAGGTCGTATTGATGACCAAGAAAACTCTGGAGAAGAAGCAAGCTTCAACGCTCCCCAAGACAACAGAGCCATCATTGTGGGGAGGGTCAAGAGCATTCAACGCAAAGCGGCCTTTCATTCCCTTGTTTCGTCGTGGCACACCCCCCCCACAAGCACCCCCCGGCGAAGGGGGGACCAGAAAACGCCTTTCGTTTTCCCCCCTTCGTCGGCCCTTGCCGCCTTCCTTAACAAGCCCTCGAGCCTCCTTTGCGCCGCCTTCTTCATAGAAGCCGCCGGGTTGACCCCGAAGGCCGAATTCTATGGTAGAGAATTGAATAATAATTGGGCCATGAGAGACCTTATTAAGTATTGCAAAAGAAAGGGCCTGCTGATAGAGCTGGGTGGGGAGGCGAGACTAGTTATCAGGTCAGAGAGAGGCCTGGCCCGTAAACTGGCCCCCTTCCAAATTAAAAACCCTTATTTCATAAGGATTTGTTACGTGCGATATGCCGACGACTTACTACTGGGAATCGTGGGTGCCGTAGAGCTTCTCATAGAAATACAAAAACGTATCGCCCACTTCCTACAATCCGGCCTGAACCTTTGGGTAGGCTCTGCAGGATCAACAACAATAGCTGCACGGAGTACGGTAGAATTCCCCGGTACGGTCATTCGGGAAGTCCCTCCGAGGACGACTCCCAAACAATTCTTGCGAGAGCTGGAGAAGCGTCTACGGGTAAAGCACCGTATCCATATAACTGTTTGCCACCTACGCTCCGCCATCCATTCCAAGTTTAGGAACCTAGGGAATAGTATCCCGATCCAACAGCTGACGAAGGGGATGAGCGAAACAGGGAGTCTACTGGACGGGGTTCCACTAGCGGAGACTCTTGGAACTGCTGGAGTAAGAAGTCCCCAAGTAAGCGTATTCTGGGGGACCTTCCAGCACATCTGGCAAGGATCAAGGGGGATCTCGTTGTTGCATAGCTCAGGTCGGAGCAACGCGCCATCGGACGTTCAAGAGGCAGTCGCACGATCGGGCATGAGTGTCCGGAGGTTGTCATTGTATACTCCCGCGGGTCGGAAGGCGGCGGGGGGAGGGCACTGGGCGGGATCTATCAGCTGCGAATTCCCCATACAAATAGAGGCGCCTATCAAAAAGATACTCCGAAGGCTTCGGGATCGAGGTATCATTAGCCGAAGAAGACCCAGGCCAATCCACGTGGCCTGCTTGACGAACGTCAGCGACGGAGACATCGTAAATTGGTCTGCGGGCATCGCGATAAGTCCTCTGTCCTACTACAGGTGCCGCGACAACCTTTACCAAGTCCGAATGATTGTCGACCACCAGATCCGCTGGTCTGCAATATTCACCTTAGCCCACAAGCACAAATCCTCGGCGCGGAATATAATCCCCAAGTACTCCAAAGACTCAAATATAGTAAATCAAGAAGGTGGTAAGACCCTTGCAGAGTTCCCCAACAGCATAGAGCTTGGGAAGCTCGGACCCGGTCAAGATCCGAACAACAAGGAGCACTCCACTACAAGTCTAGTCgttttttttctattagtttAG